The following proteins are co-located in the Haloplanus sp. HW8-1 genome:
- a CDS encoding glutaredoxin family protein, whose product MSRLELYDRQDCPYSKKVRDKLEELGVDYDETVVPDKHTDREEVHERTGQRGVPVLFDPSLDDGWLADSDAIVTHLERTYG is encoded by the coding sequence ATGAGCCGTCTGGAACTGTACGACAGGCAGGACTGTCCGTATTCGAAGAAGGTGCGGGACAAACTCGAGGAACTGGGCGTCGACTACGACGAGACGGTGGTGCCGGACAAGCACACCGACCGCGAAGAGGTTCACGAACGCACCGGACAACGGGGCGTTCCGGTGCTGTTCGATCCGTCGCTCGACGACGGCTGGCTCGCCGACAGCGACGCCATCGTGACCCACCTCGAACGCACCTACGGCTGA
- a CDS encoding dihydrolipoyl dehydrogenase produces MEEFDFLVIGSGSGLDVANVAANQGQSVAVVEKGPLGGTCLNRGCIPSKLLLYHADVLETVERAGEFHIDARVADVEFADIVREVNEEVEADAESIRQGLRSSSQHSLFEGEGRFVDDHTVEVVDGEDDGARLRAETILIAAGSRPAIPSIDGIDEVDYVTSTEALQLETPPDHLVIVGGGYIAAELGHFFGTFGSDVTIIGRRPNLLPEADDEVAESFTERYADRFTVHTGHTATAVSESDGTVSVEARPYEYGDDGGIVDDDTSVTVTGDELLIAAGRVSNADTLNLDATGVETDEQGFVETDEYLRTAADGVWALGDIVGEYLLKHNANHEARTVARNIFGSDLEAVDYSAMPFAVFASPEVAGVGASESDLRAEGRDYATNTYRYEETARGDAMKAEGFVKVLIDLDGEILGCHIVGPDASTLVQEVVVAMTAGTGTVQDIRESIHIHPALPEVVQRAFSGQFTRGGHDH; encoded by the coding sequence ATGGAAGAGTTCGACTTTCTGGTGATCGGCTCCGGGTCGGGGCTCGACGTCGCCAACGTCGCGGCGAATCAAGGGCAGTCCGTCGCCGTGGTCGAGAAGGGGCCACTGGGCGGCACCTGTCTCAATCGCGGCTGTATCCCGTCGAAGTTACTGCTCTATCACGCGGACGTCCTCGAAACGGTCGAGCGCGCCGGAGAGTTTCACATCGACGCTCGCGTCGCCGACGTCGAGTTCGCCGACATCGTCCGGGAAGTGAACGAGGAGGTAGAGGCGGACGCGGAGTCCATCAGGCAGGGCCTCCGCTCGTCGTCCCAACACAGCCTGTTCGAGGGAGAAGGGCGGTTCGTCGACGACCACACGGTCGAAGTCGTCGACGGCGAAGACGACGGGGCCCGACTCCGGGCCGAGACGATCCTCATCGCGGCGGGATCACGGCCGGCGATTCCGTCTATCGACGGTATCGACGAGGTCGATTATGTGACGAGCACGGAGGCGCTCCAACTCGAAACGCCCCCGGACCATCTCGTGATCGTCGGGGGTGGCTACATCGCGGCCGAACTCGGCCACTTCTTCGGGACGTTCGGCAGCGACGTGACGATCATCGGCCGTCGACCGAACCTGCTTCCGGAGGCCGACGACGAAGTCGCCGAATCCTTCACCGAACGGTACGCCGACCGATTCACCGTCCACACCGGGCACACCGCGACCGCAGTCTCGGAGAGTGACGGTACCGTGTCCGTCGAGGCACGGCCGTACGAATACGGAGACGATGGGGGCATCGTCGACGACGACACAAGCGTCACCGTGACAGGCGACGAGTTGCTGATCGCCGCCGGGCGCGTGTCGAACGCCGACACGCTGAACCTCGATGCCACGGGGGTCGAAACCGACGAGCAGGGGTTCGTCGAAACCGACGAGTACCTGCGGACGGCCGCCGACGGCGTCTGGGCACTGGGCGACATCGTCGGCGAGTACCTGCTGAAACACAACGCCAACCACGAAGCACGGACCGTCGCACGAAACATCTTCGGGAGCGACCTCGAAGCGGTCGATTACAGCGCGATGCCCTTCGCCGTGTTCGCCTCGCCGGAAGTGGCTGGCGTCGGCGCCAGCGAGAGCGACCTGCGAGCCGAGGGACGGGACTACGCGACCAACACCTACCGATACGAGGAGACCGCCCGCGGCGACGCGATGAAAGCCGAAGGCTTCGTGAAGGTGCTCATCGACCTCGACGGGGAAATACTCGGTTGCCACATCGTCGGCCCCGACGCCTCCACGCTCGTGCAGGAAGTCGTCGTCGCGATGACGGCCGGCACCGGAACCGTACAGGACATCCGCGAGAGTATTCATATCCACCCGGCCCTCCCCGAAGTCGTCCAGCGGGCGTTCTCCGGGCAGTTCACCCGCGGCGGACATGATCACTGA
- a CDS encoding NAD(P)/FAD-dependent oxidoreductase produces the protein MAVDQQAYEVVVVGGGPAGLSTALYSVRLGHETALVDRGGGRAAMMKDVHNLVGTTEETSGMELLQIGKEQLEEYGCTVLSDRIGSAGRTDDDRFRLCGTDVDYVADAVALATGMNDVRPDPPLPRTGRGLHYCLHCDAHMFADESVYVMGYGESAAHVAAILLNFTDEVDLLTRGDAPAWSDDTDEMLDTHPIDVIHEDVTGVQNGSDGWLKALEFEGGAVREYKGGFALYGADYNSGLATDLGCELNDDGTVEVDDHGRTSVDGVYAIGDLTPGHNQVPIALGDGAKAGISIHWTLRDFPRDPDLVEEQGPVRSDEVPGMPDELLEQATEFHTYD, from the coding sequence ATGGCTGTAGACCAGCAAGCGTACGAAGTCGTCGTCGTCGGTGGCGGACCAGCGGGGCTGTCGACGGCACTGTACAGCGTGCGACTTGGGCACGAAACAGCACTCGTCGACCGTGGCGGGGGCCGGGCAGCGATGATGAAAGACGTTCACAACCTCGTCGGAACGACCGAAGAGACGAGCGGGATGGAGCTCCTGCAGATCGGGAAGGAGCAACTGGAGGAGTACGGCTGTACGGTACTCTCGGATCGAATCGGATCGGCCGGCCGGACTGACGACGATCGGTTCCGCCTGTGCGGCACCGACGTGGACTACGTGGCCGACGCGGTCGCGCTGGCGACGGGAATGAACGACGTGCGACCGGACCCGCCGCTCCCTCGAACCGGTCGCGGGCTCCACTACTGCCTCCACTGTGACGCACACATGTTCGCGGACGAGTCCGTGTACGTGATGGGGTACGGCGAGAGCGCGGCCCACGTCGCTGCAATCCTGCTCAACTTCACCGACGAAGTTGACCTGCTGACTCGGGGGGACGCGCCAGCGTGGAGCGACGACACCGACGAGATGCTCGACACACATCCGATCGACGTGATCCACGAGGACGTGACCGGTGTCCAGAACGGGAGCGACGGATGGCTGAAGGCGCTGGAATTCGAAGGGGGAGCCGTCCGCGAGTACAAGGGTGGCTTCGCGCTGTACGGCGCCGACTACAACAGCGGGCTCGCGACCGACCTCGGCTGTGAACTGAACGACGACGGGACCGTGGAGGTAGACGACCACGGGCGGACGAGTGTCGACGGCGTCTACGCGATCGGCGATCTCACACCCGGGCACAACCAGGTGCCGATCGCGCTAGGAGACGGCGCGAAAGCGGGGATTTCGATCCACTGGACGTTGCGGGATTTCCCGCGAGATCCCGACCTCGTCGAGGAACAGGGGCCCGTTCGAAGCGACGAAGTGCCCGGGATGCCGGACGAACTCCTCGAACAGGCCACCGAGTTCCACACGTACGATTAG
- a CDS encoding winged helix-turn-helix domain-containing protein — MVGQTTVPSSPELSSLRALPPSAKLVAKTLEYEGRLTQAELVESTRLPDRTVRYALRKLEDQDVVTSRISFADARQRVYSLTTAES, encoded by the coding sequence ATGGTTGGTCAGACTACCGTCCCGTCGTCGCCGGAACTATCGTCGTTACGAGCACTCCCACCGAGCGCGAAACTGGTCGCCAAGACTCTGGAGTACGAGGGCCGTCTCACACAGGCGGAACTCGTCGAATCGACGCGACTTCCGGACCGAACAGTTCGGTACGCACTGCGGAAACTCGAAGACCAGGATGTGGTGACCTCCCGAATCTCGTTCGCCGACGCCCGACAGCGCGTCTACTCGCTCACGACCGCCGAGTCGTAG
- a CDS encoding methyl-accepting chemotaxis protein, with protein MSSTTRSERDRSGLSTLVPDDPEQRQAFVTEVLSGELQREGRVSEALLDSAVTQYLTSVLADGTDRTRREFAQYCVEHDVRSETLSKLLVAIQSQLIERGERLQSVDAVELRRLTSRDIAAISAACAEASRAGSDRGGAEVIDEVHSQVADVTDRSAEIASLTEQQASNVNDLSGEVGDISAAVEEIAASVDEIDTQSDDAAALAEEGCVRASELSERIEEIHTRATGVREAVGTLADHTEDIGEFVDTIDDIADQTNLLALNASIEAARVDEGEGFAVVADEVKSLAEESQDEAARIRALVETIDGAVDGVVDDIESVHEQTEAGREEAARAVETFEAIDEVNGQLSESMADVATATDQQARSTEELAMMADEANRKTEMILDEVEGIDDSNRELLDLLESSVDE; from the coding sequence ATGAGTTCCACGACTCGTTCCGAACGCGACCGCTCGGGCCTGTCGACGCTCGTCCCCGACGATCCGGAGCAACGGCAGGCGTTCGTCACCGAGGTACTGTCCGGGGAACTACAGCGCGAGGGTCGTGTATCCGAAGCTCTCCTCGACTCCGCCGTGACCCAGTATCTCACGTCGGTTCTCGCCGACGGGACCGACCGAACGCGACGGGAGTTCGCCCAGTACTGTGTCGAACACGACGTCCGATCCGAGACGCTCTCGAAGCTACTGGTGGCGATACAGTCTCAGCTGATCGAACGCGGGGAACGACTCCAGTCGGTCGACGCGGTCGAGCTTCGGCGACTAACGAGCCGCGACATCGCTGCGATCAGTGCGGCGTGTGCCGAGGCGAGCAGAGCCGGGTCGGATCGCGGAGGGGCCGAAGTGATCGACGAGGTTCACTCGCAGGTGGCGGACGTAACCGATCGCTCCGCGGAGATTGCGTCTCTCACGGAACAGCAGGCGTCGAACGTGAACGACCTGAGTGGAGAGGTCGGAGACATCAGCGCGGCCGTCGAGGAGATCGCCGCCTCCGTGGACGAAATCGACACCCAGAGCGACGACGCGGCCGCCCTCGCCGAGGAGGGCTGTGTCAGAGCGAGCGAACTCAGCGAACGGATCGAAGAGATTCATACGCGAGCGACGGGCGTTCGCGAGGCCGTGGGGACGCTCGCCGATCACACCGAGGACATCGGCGAGTTCGTGGATACGATCGACGACATCGCGGATCAGACGAACCTGCTGGCGCTCAACGCCTCGATCGAAGCGGCACGCGTCGACGAGGGTGAGGGATTCGCTGTCGTTGCGGACGAGGTGAAATCACTCGCCGAGGAGAGTCAGGATGAAGCTGCACGCATTCGAGCGTTGGTCGAGACGATCGACGGCGCCGTCGATGGGGTCGTCGACGACATCGAGAGCGTCCACGAACAGACCGAAGCCGGGCGTGAGGAGGCGGCTCGAGCCGTCGAGACGTTCGAAGCGATTGACGAGGTCAACGGCCAACTATCGGAGAGTATGGCGGACGTGGCGACGGCGACGGATCAACAGGCCCGAAGCACCGAGGAACTCGCCATGATGGCCGACGAGGCCAATCGGAAGACGGAGATGATACTCGACGAAGTCGAGGGGATCGACGACAGCAATCGCGAGCTACTGGACCTGCTCGAATCGTCGGTGGACGAGTGA
- a CDS encoding SDR family oxidoreductase, with translation MSTDEFDLREPELTAADLLVLDDEHFAPETVAIVTGAASGIGRATAVALAANGLTVVGADIDEDGLDGTVELADDVDAPGTVHPVPTDLTDEDAVEAMVDAAAEAGDLRYVANVAGMQHIASIPDFPMEKYDLLLDIMLRAPFLTAKLAMPHIRATEDGVGAIGNMSSVHGHYATQDKPAYITAKHGLTGLTRAIAAEGEGTLRGFSVSVGYVLTPLMVNQIEDTAAERGISEQEVVEDVMLGQARTKEMMTPAEVANLFVFGFSSHGKHLNGGDMLHDGGYTTTYE, from the coding sequence ATGTCCACCGACGAATTCGACCTCCGTGAACCGGAGTTGACCGCTGCCGACCTGCTCGTCCTCGACGACGAGCATTTCGCCCCCGAGACGGTCGCCATCGTCACTGGCGCGGCCTCGGGAATCGGTCGTGCAACGGCTGTCGCGCTCGCGGCGAACGGTCTCACGGTCGTCGGGGCCGACATCGACGAGGACGGCCTCGACGGTACCGTCGAACTCGCCGACGACGTGGATGCCCCCGGAACCGTCCATCCCGTCCCGACCGATCTCACGGACGAGGACGCGGTCGAGGCGATGGTCGACGCTGCAGCCGAAGCTGGCGACCTCCGGTACGTCGCCAACGTGGCCGGGATGCAACACATCGCCTCCATCCCCGACTTCCCGATGGAGAAGTACGACCTCCTGCTCGATATCATGCTCCGCGCGCCGTTCCTCACTGCGAAGCTCGCGATGCCGCACATCCGGGCGACCGAGGATGGCGTCGGCGCAATCGGCAACATGTCCTCCGTCCACGGTCACTACGCGACGCAAGACAAACCCGCGTATATCACGGCGAAACACGGGCTTACTGGTCTGACACGCGCTATCGCCGCGGAGGGTGAGGGGACCTTGCGGGGCTTCTCGGTCAGCGTCGGCTACGTGCTGACGCCGCTGATGGTGAACCAGATCGAAGACACGGCCGCCGAGCGGGGTATCTCCGAGCAGGAAGTCGTCGAGGACGTGATGCTCGGACAGGCACGGACGAAGGAGATGATGACGCCCGCCGAAGTGGCGAACCTCTTCGTCTTCGGCTTCTCCAGCCACGGCAAACACCTCAACGGCGGCGACATGCTCCACGACGGCGGCTACACCACGACCTATGAGTGA
- a CDS encoding DsrE family protein has protein sequence MVKAAVIVLAGTDSHADQGRLANGLETAKEFAETDGDDVELIFDGAGTQWIPELEDEDSDYHELYRTVRDDTSVCDYCAGAFGVDDIVNDAGLVTLDDHDGHPSIRSLVADGYEVITF, from the coding sequence ATGGTGAAAGCAGCAGTTATCGTTCTCGCAGGCACCGACTCACACGCCGACCAAGGCCGTCTCGCGAACGGGCTCGAAACGGCCAAGGAGTTCGCCGAGACGGACGGCGACGACGTCGAACTCATCTTCGACGGAGCCGGGACGCAGTGGATTCCCGAACTCGAAGACGAGGACAGCGACTACCACGAACTCTATCGGACGGTTCGGGACGATACCTCCGTCTGTGACTACTGCGCCGGCGCGTTCGGCGTCGACGACATCGTGAACGACGCCGGACTGGTCACGCTCGACGACCACGACGGGCACCCGAGCATTCGGTCGCTCGTCGCCGACGGGTACGAAGTTATTACTTTCTGA
- a CDS encoding alpha/beta fold hydrolase, which produces MPTATVRGHEIHYRTDGDEGPPIVMVHGVPTNSSQWEPIQDLLSPYFQTYAIDLIGMGKSDKPLDDWEYSWENDSHIIAELMDEWGHDSMIVAGDDWGGGIALDFAARYPDKTDICVAVDPVAYDNWPVAEIESIGRLAFIDDEEEFRKAVADFPMKLVQTLRTMVHEPSNFRGGAIKEGVSTARTTHDLRKLREPYETVDYADGGSQLNGDAGYGSPKLDAIRALALRGASLDPDWMLDIPYEDITAPTMLLWGLQDIMMDSAIRFRFRYDITNAPVRIQPLQEAGHLALVDQPHLGADAIIDFVTEHQGTDVLADRYMGFPEIL; this is translated from the coding sequence ATGCCAACAGCAACCGTACGCGGACACGAGATCCACTACCGAACGGACGGCGACGAGGGACCACCGATCGTGATGGTCCACGGCGTGCCCACCAACAGTTCCCAGTGGGAACCGATTCAGGACCTCCTCTCGCCGTATTTCCAGACGTACGCCATCGACCTCATCGGTATGGGAAAGAGCGACAAACCACTGGACGACTGGGAGTACTCCTGGGAGAACGACTCCCACATCATCGCGGAGCTGATGGACGAGTGGGGCCACGACTCGATGATCGTCGCCGGCGACGACTGGGGCGGTGGTATCGCCCTCGACTTCGCCGCTCGCTACCCCGACAAGACGGACATCTGTGTCGCCGTCGACCCGGTCGCCTACGACAACTGGCCGGTCGCGGAGATCGAATCCATCGGCCGGCTGGCCTTCATCGACGACGAGGAGGAGTTCCGAAAGGCCGTCGCGGATTTCCCGATGAAACTCGTCCAGACCCTCCGGACGATGGTGCACGAACCGAGCAACTTCCGGGGTGGAGCCATCAAAGAGGGCGTCTCGACAGCGCGAACGACACACGACCTCCGGAAACTCCGCGAACCGTACGAGACAGTCGACTACGCCGACGGGGGCTCACAGCTCAACGGCGACGCCGGCTACGGCTCGCCGAAACTCGACGCCATTCGCGCCCTCGCACTTCGTGGGGCGTCGCTCGATCCCGACTGGATGCTCGACATTCCCTACGAGGATATCACCGCCCCGACGATGCTCCTCTGGGGGTTGCAGGACATCATGATGGACTCCGCGATCCGGTTCCGGTTCCGATACGACATCACGAACGCCCCTGTTCGCATCCAGCCGCTGCAGGAGGCGGGCCACCTCGCGCTGGTGGATCAACCCCATCTCGGCGCCGATGCCATCATCGATTTCGTCACCGAACACCAGGGCACCGACGTCCTCGCCGACCGGTACATGGGATTCCCCGAAATCCTGTGA
- a CDS encoding sulfite exporter TauE/SafE family protein, translating into MMDDRAVGAGHLVAVLGGGVPLVALGTLDVGTAGSVLTSLPVPAGFPVDQFLAHWWVFPASILFSMIALSSGVSGALFFSPFFILVVGLSPAQAIGAGLMTEVFGMGNGLLNYVRQRVVDYATAKWLLLGAVPSVVVGALAAHYVPTTLLTLAFGVGLLGLGAFLGLHDPPEECVPGEEENEFLERKNAGRGTTVVEAADGATFTYDTCWRLPGVMLATVGGFVTGLISAGLPEITTTQLIVRCRLPPRVAIATSVFVLAIAALAGAIVHALAATPVWYVVAWSIPGVLIGGTVGTRIGKYLPSDLMERALGVVFVGVGLIVLASELLA; encoded by the coding sequence ATGATGGATGATCGCGCCGTCGGTGCTGGGCACCTCGTCGCTGTACTCGGAGGGGGGGTTCCGCTCGTCGCGCTTGGAACACTCGATGTCGGGACGGCTGGCTCGGTACTCACGAGTCTCCCGGTTCCCGCCGGGTTTCCCGTCGATCAGTTCCTCGCGCACTGGTGGGTGTTCCCGGCATCGATCCTCTTTTCGATGATCGCGCTCTCCTCGGGCGTCTCGGGTGCCCTCTTTTTCAGCCCCTTCTTCATTCTCGTCGTCGGCCTGTCGCCGGCGCAGGCCATCGGTGCCGGGCTCATGACCGAGGTGTTCGGCATGGGGAACGGCCTCCTGAACTACGTCCGGCAGCGCGTCGTCGACTACGCGACGGCGAAGTGGCTTCTCCTCGGTGCCGTCCCGTCCGTCGTCGTTGGCGCACTCGCCGCGCACTACGTTCCGACGACGCTCCTGACGCTCGCATTCGGCGTCGGCCTCCTCGGACTCGGGGCCTTCCTCGGCCTCCACGACCCGCCGGAAGAGTGCGTTCCCGGCGAGGAAGAAAACGAGTTCCTCGAACGAAAGAACGCGGGCCGGGGTACGACGGTCGTCGAGGCGGCCGATGGCGCGACCTTCACTTACGATACCTGCTGGCGACTGCCCGGAGTCATGCTGGCCACCGTCGGCGGGTTCGTCACGGGCCTCATCAGCGCCGGGCTTCCCGAGATCACGACGACACAACTCATCGTCCGGTGTCGACTTCCCCCTCGCGTGGCGATCGCGACGAGCGTGTTCGTCCTCGCTATCGCTGCGCTGGCCGGGGCTATCGTTCACGCACTCGCGGCGACGCCGGTCTGGTACGTCGTCGCGTGGTCGATCCCCGGCGTCCTCATCGGCGGGACGGTTGGAACCCGGATCGGAAAGTACCTTCCCAGCGACCTCATGGAGCGGGCACTCGGGGTGGTGTTCGTCGGCGTCGGTCTGATCGTCCTCGCGAGCGAACTGCTCGCGTGA
- a CDS encoding carboxymuconolactone decarboxylase family protein: MSRLPLLELDEIPEEYHYLFTDDYLGDRHIFRAWAHNPEILQATLEYLNTLYEQLGQRRKELVILTVARARGARYEWHQHVDIARDKGVTIEEMRAIGGNDLSPFDDAEFVLLQYARAVESGTVTDPIHDALERHYSSAEIVAIGLLVDFYVGLCNYIASVDLPFEGGEFVGWHPDPDTVAELFDDA, encoded by the coding sequence ATGTCACGACTACCACTACTCGAACTGGACGAGATTCCGGAGGAGTACCACTACCTGTTCACGGACGATTACCTCGGTGACCGACACATCTTCCGGGCGTGGGCGCACAACCCCGAAATTCTCCAGGCGACGCTCGAGTATCTGAACACGCTGTACGAACAGCTCGGTCAGCGTCGCAAGGAACTGGTCATCCTCACCGTGGCGCGAGCACGCGGCGCCCGATACGAGTGGCACCAGCACGTCGACATCGCCCGCGACAAGGGCGTTACCATCGAGGAGATGCGAGCGATCGGGGGCAACGACCTCTCGCCGTTCGACGACGCGGAGTTCGTCCTGCTCCAGTACGCCCGCGCAGTCGAATCGGGGACCGTGACCGACCCTATCCACGACGCGCTGGAACGACACTACTCGTCGGCGGAGATCGTCGCGATCGGCCTCCTCGTCGACTTCTACGTCGGCCTGTGCAACTACATCGCGTCCGTCGATCTGCCCTTCGAAGGCGGCGAGTTCGTCGGCTGGCATCCCGATCCTGACACCGTGGCGGAGTTATTCGATGACGCGTGA
- a CDS encoding putative quinol monooxygenase has protein sequence MLVVHATFPIDPNHRDRAVELMRELAEKSRAEDGIIDYRVNTDIDDPNLFRFVERYESEAAFGAHVETDHFGEFEAALPELLDGEPDLTRFDVESVSDVEL, from the coding sequence ATGCTCGTCGTCCATGCGACGTTTCCGATCGATCCGAACCACCGCGACCGAGCGGTCGAACTGATGCGAGAGCTCGCCGAAAAGTCCCGGGCGGAGGATGGAATCATCGACTATCGGGTCAACACGGATATCGACGACCCGAACCTGTTCCGGTTCGTCGAACGGTACGAGAGCGAAGCGGCGTTCGGCGCACACGTCGAAACGGATCATTTCGGCGAGTTCGAGGCGGCGCTTCCCGAACTGCTCGACGGTGAGCCCGACCTAACCCGGTTCGACGTCGAGAGCGTCAGCGACGTCGAACTCTAG
- a CDS encoding patatin-like phospholipase family protein yields MSDDEPTNVAIACQGGGSHTAFTAGVLKELLREWDDEYELVGISGTSGGAFNALATWYGLVTADAERSIELLDALWEDLAANSPSDRVTNEWVVGLSRIESSGLPFPQISPYQNPGSNLGKRRIERVLRTHIDFDEIPALCRRDVPELVVGTVNVNAGTFETFTNEDVTPEAVLASAAVPNLFEAVKIHGHYHWDGLFSQNPPIDDLMTVEASRKPDELWVIQINPQVREGEPSSLEEIADRRNELSGNISLNQELRVIERVNDWIDQGYLPESEFKRTEIHRIEMGEAYHCSTKVDRRPSFIRELMEQGERRGAEFREER; encoded by the coding sequence ATGAGTGACGACGAACCGACGAACGTCGCCATCGCCTGTCAGGGCGGTGGAAGTCACACGGCCTTCACCGCCGGCGTGCTGAAGGAACTGCTCCGCGAGTGGGACGACGAGTACGAACTGGTCGGGATCAGCGGCACCTCCGGTGGCGCGTTCAACGCGCTCGCGACGTGGTACGGGCTCGTCACCGCCGACGCCGAGCGGTCGATCGAACTCCTCGACGCGCTCTGGGAGGATCTCGCGGCGAACTCCCCGTCGGACCGGGTCACGAACGAGTGGGTGGTCGGCCTCTCGCGGATCGAGAGCAGCGGCCTGCCCTTCCCGCAGATCAGCCCGTACCAGAATCCCGGCTCGAATCTCGGGAAACGACGCATCGAGCGCGTCCTTCGAACACACATCGATTTCGACGAGATTCCTGCGCTCTGTCGGCGTGACGTTCCGGAACTCGTCGTCGGGACGGTCAACGTCAACGCAGGCACGTTCGAGACGTTCACCAACGAGGACGTGACGCCGGAGGCCGTCCTCGCCTCCGCGGCCGTGCCGAACCTGTTCGAGGCCGTCAAAATACACGGCCACTACCACTGGGATGGACTGTTCTCGCAGAACCCCCCCATCGACGACCTGATGACCGTCGAGGCGTCCCGCAAACCGGACGAGTTGTGGGTGATCCAGATCAACCCGCAGGTGCGCGAGGGCGAACCGTCCTCGCTCGAGGAGATCGCCGACCGCCGCAACGAACTCTCGGGCAACATCTCGCTGAACCAGGAGCTTCGGGTGATCGAGCGAGTGAACGACTGGATCGATCAGGGATACCTGCCCGAGAGCGAGTTCAAACGGACGGAGATTCATCGGATCGAGATGGGCGAGGCGTACCACTGTTCGACCAAAGTCGACCGACGTCCGTCGTTCATCCGGGAACTGATGGAACAGGGTGAACGGCGGGGGGCCGAGTTCAGGGAGGAGCGGTGA
- a CDS encoding DUF3179 domain-containing (seleno)protein produces MIDLVNVGLYIFGVALLAVTYLPFSPATVDLVLYSREKQIALFERRWLLRGVGILSLLVLFVRALVDGQLRWIGLLGVTTLVSAVAFWIGYVPSVMSPPKERTVLSAAEGDELLGPDEMVLGLYQDGEARAYPRKHIARPHYLPDVVQGDSLVVTYCVLCNSGVAFHAEFDGEPMDILPITAPDNNILLLDRNTGNYIQQLEARVVAGPDEGTTLESIPVQISEWGEWKRLHPETTLVSAPPQSLRDRIVAVMLDMMVAIPKLEARETPFHGLTTAVDDRLPAMSYVLGIERDGERVAIPRAVLDECSVINETVGGTAIAVLYDPEREIGNVFYRQVGEHVLTFRPAPDGPGEAVARDDETGTYWTLSGEAVAGELAGRTLDRHPHWDDLFWFSWAAFRPDTRVFTSEATSSA; encoded by the coding sequence ATGATCGACCTGGTCAACGTCGGACTCTACATCTTCGGTGTCGCGCTGTTGGCCGTCACGTATCTCCCGTTTTCACCGGCGACGGTTGACCTAGTGCTGTACTCGCGCGAAAAACAGATTGCTCTCTTCGAGCGCCGGTGGCTACTCAGAGGCGTCGGCATCCTCTCTCTGCTCGTCCTGTTCGTGCGTGCGCTCGTCGACGGGCAGCTCCGCTGGATCGGGCTTCTCGGAGTGACGACACTCGTTTCGGCCGTCGCGTTCTGGATCGGCTACGTCCCCTCGGTCATGTCGCCTCCGAAAGAACGAACCGTGCTCTCGGCGGCGGAGGGAGACGAACTGCTCGGTCCGGACGAGATGGTGCTCGGTCTCTACCAAGATGGCGAGGCGAGGGCGTATCCGCGGAAACACATCGCGCGGCCCCACTATCTTCCCGATGTCGTCCAGGGAGATTCGCTCGTCGTCACGTACTGTGTGCTCTGTAACAGCGGTGTCGCGTTTCACGCAGAATTCGACGGCGAGCCGATGGATATCCTGCCCATCACGGCTCCCGACAACAACATTCTATTGCTGGACCGGAACACCGGAAATTACATTCAGCAACTCGAGGCGCGCGTCGTCGCGGGGCCCGACGAGGGGACAACACTGGAGTCGATCCCCGTCCAGATTTCCGAGTGGGGAGAGTGGAAACGTCTTCATCCGGAGACGACGCTGGTTTCCGCTCCGCCGCAGTCCCTCAGGGATAGAATCGTCGCCGTCATGCTCGATATGATGGTCGCCATCCCGAAACTCGAAGCGAGGGAAACGCCATTCCACGGTCTCACAACTGCCGTCGACGACCGACTCCCGGCGATGTCGTACGTCCTCGGGATCGAACGCGACGGGGAGCGGGTCGCGATTCCTCGGGCAGTCCTCGACGAGTGCTCCGTCATCAACGAAACGGTCGGCGGGACGGCTATCGCCGTGCTGTACGATCCCGAACGGGAAATTGGCAACGTCTTTTACCGACAGGTTGGGGAACACGTTCTCACGTTTCGTCCCGCGCCCGACGGTCCGGGCGAGGCCGTCGCTCGGGACGACGAAACCGGGACGTACTGGACGCTCTCGGGGGAGGCCGTCGCTGGGGAGCTCGCGGGGCGGACGCTCGACCGACATCCCCACTGGGACGACCTCTTCTGGTTCAGTTGGGCGGCGTTCAGACCGGATACCCGCGTGTTCACGTCGGAGGCGACATCGAGCGCGTGA